From the Oceanicaulis alexandrii DSM 11625 genome, one window contains:
- the wecB gene encoding non-hydrolyzing UDP-N-acetylglucosamine 2-epimerase: MIVSIVGARPNFIKLAPVAREAQRRDLEHAIINTNQHADADMNHAFFEALGLPEPAYSCAVNGGAMPDRFAHMLREITKGLQTLKPDWVLVYGDVLTTAAGALAARFYGAKLSHYGSGVRSGDMDMPEEANRRIVDAITDLHLANHESGVANLKREGVDAGKMVEVGNLLVDALKTFEPSFTDVAKPSAPYALVTLHRPETVDDSTRLRSVIGAIINACGGLDIVFPVHPRTRAQLDVAKIDIQSLPSASGLHVSGPKSYFNLMGLLRGASLVITDSAGLREEAYVMKRPCVTIREGTEWPTTLEFHQNLVSGYDPGRIHDIISKLRFSEFPEDPLPPTWDGFAAHRILDAIAEASAKSF, translated from the coding sequence TTGATCGTATCGATCGTCGGGGCACGGCCCAATTTCATCAAGCTTGCGCCGGTCGCGAGAGAGGCGCAGCGACGAGACCTCGAACACGCCATCATCAACACAAACCAGCACGCAGATGCCGATATGAACCACGCCTTCTTTGAGGCGCTCGGGTTGCCGGAGCCTGCTTACAGCTGCGCTGTTAATGGCGGCGCCATGCCCGATCGGTTTGCTCACATGCTGCGCGAGATTACTAAGGGGCTTCAAACGCTGAAGCCGGACTGGGTGCTGGTGTATGGCGATGTGCTTACGACGGCCGCCGGCGCCCTCGCCGCCCGCTTCTACGGTGCGAAGCTGTCCCATTACGGGTCGGGTGTTCGCTCTGGAGACATGGACATGCCGGAGGAGGCGAACCGCCGCATTGTCGACGCGATCACTGACCTTCACCTGGCGAACCACGAAAGCGGGGTCGCGAATCTGAAACGCGAAGGCGTTGATGCTGGAAAGATGGTTGAGGTCGGCAATCTCCTGGTCGACGCCCTGAAGACATTCGAGCCCTCATTCACAGACGTGGCGAAACCGTCAGCACCTTATGCGCTGGTGACCTTACACCGCCCGGAAACAGTCGATGATTCAACACGGCTTAGATCCGTGATCGGAGCGATCATCAATGCCTGTGGCGGATTAGATATTGTATTTCCTGTCCATCCGCGAACGCGCGCACAGCTGGATGTAGCTAAAATTGACATTCAATCTTTGCCGTCAGCCAGTGGGCTGCACGTCTCTGGTCCAAAGTCATATTTCAATCTGATGGGTCTATTGCGCGGGGCATCACTGGTCATCACCGATAGCGCCGGTTTGCGCGAGGAGGCATACGTGATGAAACGGCCCTGCGTCACCATTCGCGAAGGCACTGAGTGGCCAACGACGCTCGAATTTCATCAAAACCTCGTCTCGGGTTACGATCCGGGGCGCATCCACGATATCATTTCAAAGCTCAGATTTTCAGAGTTTCCTGAAGATCCGCTCCCGCCGACTTGGGACGGTTTTGCGGCCCACCGCATTCTGGACGCCATAGCCGAAGCTTCAGCCAAATCATTTTGA
- a CDS encoding SEC-C metal-binding domain-containing protein produces MTRPPDPGGLLDCQSALKNRCNDPCPCGSGRKYKKYCLKAGNW; encoded by the coding sequence ATGACCCGGCCGCCCGACCCGGGCGGATTGTTAGACTGTCAATCGGCATTAAAAAATAGGTGCAATGATCCGTGCCCCTGCGGGTCCGGCAGAAAATACAAAAAATACTGCCTGAAAGCGGGAAATTGGTGA
- a CDS encoding glycosyltransferase family 4 protein produces the protein MGGRHHYLARELAQLGHDVTVIAARSHHLLRHDVDPASLPAEEMVDGYRFIRIDVPRYAHAHDKRRVLAWIAFSAKLPGLRRTLAALPDSILYSSPHPVGYPGAERLARTCGARLVFEVRDIWPLTLIEIGGYSKRHPFIRVLQWIEDRAYSRADRVVSNLEGAVEHMAARGMDRGKFTWVSNGISLDEVTAPAPLTPEVAEQIPADGLRIVYTGTLGAANALNTLIETAALLRDLPDVHILLVGQGRARADLEARRDALGLTNVRFLGPVPKPQVQAVLAACDVCYIGWLKSPLYRWGIAANKVPDYLFSGKPIIHGFSGGNDPVEKFGAGLTVPAEDPQALAGAIRHMYAMPEEERRRMGENGRRAAIEHYDYAKLAQRLERVLVD, from the coding sequence ATGGGGGGACGCCACCACTATCTCGCGCGCGAATTGGCGCAACTAGGACATGATGTAACTGTAATCGCGGCACGGTCGCACCATTTATTACGCCATGATGTCGATCCAGCCAGCCTGCCCGCTGAGGAGATGGTTGATGGCTACCGTTTCATCCGTATTGATGTGCCCCGGTACGCGCACGCTCATGACAAGCGACGCGTCCTCGCTTGGATTGCGTTCTCGGCCAAGCTGCCAGGCCTGAGGCGGACACTGGCGGCCTTGCCGGACTCGATTTTGTACTCGTCACCGCATCCGGTGGGCTATCCGGGAGCAGAGCGCCTCGCGCGGACCTGTGGGGCGCGGCTAGTGTTCGAGGTGCGCGATATTTGGCCGCTCACGCTGATCGAGATCGGCGGCTACAGCAAGCGCCATCCGTTCATCCGTGTTCTACAATGGATCGAGGATCGCGCCTATTCACGCGCTGATCGGGTGGTGTCCAATCTCGAAGGCGCGGTGGAGCATATGGCCGCGCGGGGCATGGATCGTGGCAAGTTCACCTGGGTGTCAAACGGGATCTCGCTTGACGAGGTAACTGCCCCTGCGCCCCTGACGCCGGAGGTCGCTGAACAGATACCCGCCGACGGGCTGCGCATCGTCTACACCGGAACGCTTGGGGCCGCGAATGCCCTCAATACGTTGATCGAGACGGCGGCGCTGCTGCGCGATCTACCGGACGTGCACATCCTGCTGGTTGGGCAGGGCCGCGCCCGCGCCGACCTGGAGGCGCGACGCGACGCGCTCGGTCTGACAAACGTGCGGTTCCTAGGGCCCGTCCCAAAGCCGCAGGTGCAAGCGGTGCTGGCGGCGTGTGATGTCTGCTATATTGGGTGGCTCAAGTCCCCATTATATCGTTGGGGGATTGCGGCAAACAAGGTCCCCGATTACCTGTTTTCGGGCAAGCCAATTATACACGGGTTCAGCGGCGGCAACGATCCGGTCGAGAAGTTCGGCGCCGGTCTCACTGTCCCCGCCGAAGATCCCCAGGCACTCGCCGGCGCCATCCGCCACATGTATGCTATGCCCGAGGAAGAGCGCCGCCGCATGGGCGAAAACGGTCGCCGAGCGGCGATTGAACATTATGACTACGCCAAACTCGCCCAGAGGCTGGAACGGGTTCTAGTCGACTGA